Genomic window (Hippoglossus stenolepis isolate QCI-W04-F060 chromosome 11, HSTE1.2, whole genome shotgun sequence):
tcatctaaattgtacgaattcTTTTCTTTACCCGAGAATgggtcatttatatttaaatactttatacttaaatacttaaatactttatatttacatcaggagcaggtcctctctacggaggcagccatgttttttacagtagcccagactggacaaactaaacttttgagtttctatgacaactgaagcttccacaggttctctgtcatgtttgtgagggggtgttcagctgcaacatgacacttcaccaccaGATGTCCCTGAATTCTATGAATTGAACCTTTAATGTAGAACATGTAAAACCTGCTCATGTCCATGTTCACTGCTGGACAAGCTGAGAAAGTGCAGTCATCAGGTTATTGGGTTGTTTGTATGAacatcccattcttgtgaacatgatatctaaAAACTGCCTtgaggaatttcttcaactttggtACAAACAATCGTTTTGACTCAGAGATGAAGCGATACGAATGTAGAGTCCGAAATCCAGGCAGCAGTGACCTCATCATTGTGAATGCACTTTTTCAGGAACACCTGAAACTGCACCTGTTGGCAGAGGCGTACAACCACTGGACAGTGATTCTAGTTTGCTACTGATCTGTCAATCAACCATTTTCTCAAATAACTAAGTATGTAGCATATAATTGAGTAAATTGCAGCAAAGAAGAACATAGTTATCATTAACATCGTTAATCATTAAAAAGGCTGCAGAAAGCTGGATTTTCCGCTCAGCGTCACAGTTTGTTGACGTTTTTGCAGAACTCGTCACTCGTCTCCTctgaaactgcagctgcacagtgaAAAACCCACTCTCACTTCTTCCTGTGCTCCTTCCTTCACTTGTATTTGTACCCTCCATGTttgcttctcagcagcagggcGTGTAGAAAACCCTGAAGGGTCACACACTCTCAATTTCCCAGGAGTTTTAAGTTTTGTGAACTTTGTTCTAATGACCACCAGGcacttaaaatgtgtgtgacGCCACCAAGTGGTTTGTTGATGTACTCCTCGCCGTGGATTTCACTCCCACTAGATCGTCAGGCTCTCGCTCAGTTGAAGCAGAGTCACGAGTCGATTTCCCCCCAAATCAGCCCATTTTCCCTCAGTGCGTCTGTGTGACATGGACAAACACGAGCTGAGGAAATGTACGTTAGCGTTTCTAAAGTCAGTGTATGAACAGCTTTAACAACACAAGACCGAGTCCTGGTCTCATCAGACGTCACAGCCCCAACGATGCTCACATCAGATTCCAGCGGCTTTTCAGAAAACGCTTTAGTCCAAACTAATGGTCCGTTGGGCTCGTTCCCTGCCGACTGACCGCGATCAGCAACACGTGGCAGTCGGCTGCAGTCTGTGACCTttgattggccgaagcagactGGTCCTTGCTGCAGTCTGTGACCTttgattggccgaagcagactGGTCCTTGCTGCATGGATTTCACTGGGAACACGGGGCAGTTAAAATGTCAAGATGTTTTGAAATGCATCGACAGGAACATTTCCTTACGTCATCAACATGTCCAAACCCAAATCTGTCCGTTTGTTAGGATTGTAACACACATAAATCCTGTTATTCCCGTTTTCCTTTACTCCCACAGGGATGTAAGTAAAGCAGTATTTCACTGGCCTTACTCCCTGCTGACGTGCCGTCTCAGTCGTGACAGGCGATCTTCACTGCCTTAAGATCACAAGCTGCACTGAGGTAAATCAGGGACTCAGAGATCAGAGGCGTCCTGGGGCCAGGCCATGAAGAGCCTTACAAGTCATCAACAAAGATTTAAATCAGTCCTGAAACAAACGggcagcaaattaaaaaaaccaTAAAACAGTTGTGCTGTGATCATATGTTGGTTCTAGTTCAGAGTTTTGTACAGACTGCAGATGTTTCAGGGTTTTCTGCTTCAGAGAAAAGGCCACCGCACGAGTCCACGTGCGAGATCATCTCTTACATTTCATATGGATCTGATTTTGGAAGAATTGATTAAAAAACCCATTTTGTGATGTGGTGCTCAAAGGAGAGGCTCCAGTCACATGTCTGGCAGCATGTGGTCAGTAGAGGGCAGTATTTCCTCAGTGAGCTGTTGTGAGggaggttttattttctaacgTCTCCTGTTATTAAAGgtggatttcttctttttcatttctctgatgATAAGCCTCCATCTTAACACTCAGCCAGCTCCACTCTGTCCATATGTGTCCTTGTTGCGTCTCTCTCAGATCTACAGTgaagacagaccttcacaccgaggcctgtcctggtcGGCCACAGTGTTTCTTCACGTGGAATTCAACTTTGGAGAACTTTGACCTGTGAAAGTCATTAAGTGCTGTCTGATCTGGGTTAACTGTCGAATGACGTGGACTTTGTCAAGTTATCAGTGTTAATAAAACACACCCTGAACATCCTGGAATGAAGCAAAGCTTGTCATTGGCTCCTCATTGCAAAGACAACGAGTTTTACTCTGACTACATATTAACTTGCTCCCGCCCCTTCACCGAGCTGCTGTTAGAAGATAAGTGAGAGTGAAGTGTGGTGAAGTTCAGGAGCTGAGAGGCAACGAGAATAACAGAGCACACCAGAAAACTGAGATCCAGGACGGTGAGATGGTCCGTTGTTCgatcataaatgtgttttaatgtgtttttacttgtgtttttcatttgtgaagcactttgtaagttgttttttattccattgaaaAGATTCGTTAacttttctggaaactttgaagaatgtgaatcttacaacctgtgctgttgtgagctgaatgtgacagttcccagagcaactattcactttgaaatgtgataacacagataaaaactcacaaccagctcctcccagtcaggatgtgtctgtgtctcctcccttcacaggtgtgtaagtgtaagaaccagtgaacaacaagctgtgaactgtgggagatgagtcactgcaggagtgaacgagagggggaggagcagagatctgttgctgttcagaggaagtgaaactgttctacagtctctggcaccagctgaaatggagcagcaagaaaatcaactggacagagaaatgttctgctgttcgatctgtctggatctactgaaggatccggtgactactgtctgtggacacagctactgtctgagctgtattaacacccactgggacaaagaggaggagagaggaagctacagctgccctcagtgtagagagaccttcacaccgaggcctgtcctggggaaaaacaccatgttagctggtttagtggaggtgctgaagaagactggactccaagctgctcctgctgatcactgctatgctggacctgaagatgtggcctgtgatgtctgcactgggagaaaactgaaagctctcaagtcctgtttggtttgtttggcctcttattgtgaaaaacacctccagcctcatcttcagtcagctccatttaagaagcacaagctggtggagccctcggagaagctccaggagaacatctgctctcgtcacgatgaggtgatgaagatgttctgccgcactgatcagcagtgtatctgttatctctgctctgtggaggaacataaagaccacgacacagtgtcagctgcagcagaaaggactgagaggcagagagagctcgggctgaggagacaaacaatccagcagagagtccaggacacagagaaagatgtgaagctgcttcaacaggaggaggaggccgtcaatggctctgctgataaagcagtggaggacagtgagaagatcttcactgagctgatccgtctgctggagaaaagaagctctgatgtgaagcagcagatcagatcccagcaggaaactgaagtgagtcgagtcagagagcttcaggagagactggagcaggagatcactgagctgaagaggaaagaccatgaactgaagcagctctcagacacagaggatcacaaccagtttctacacaactacccctcactgtcaccactcagtggatctacacactcatccagcatcaggatccgtcctctgaggttctttgaggacgtgacagcagctgtgtcccaggtcagaggtcgactacaggacattctgagtgagacagagacagagattttacagattgtgtctcaagtggatgttttactgccacaaccagagccagagaccagagctgacttcttaagatattcacaggaaatcacactggatccaaacacagtaaacaaacgtctgttattatctgagggaaacagaaaagtaacaaaTATGGGTAAAGatcagtcttattctaatcacccagacagattcactgttaggcatcaggtcctgagtagagagagtctgactggacgttgttactgggaggtggaggtggaggtgagaggaggagttgatgtagcagtcacatacaagaatatcagcgGAGCAGGAGGCTCACATGAATGTGAATTTGGATcaaatgataaatcttggtcattatattgTTGTAAAAACAGTTAtcacttttattacaacagcatcaggACTCCACTGTCAGGTCCTGTGccctccagagtaggagtgtacctggatcacagtgcaggtgttctgtccttctacagcgtctctgacaccatgactctcctccacagagtccagaccacattcactcagcctctctatgctggagttaaTGTTTATCatggagacacagctgagttctgtaaactcaaatagactcgagtcattaaaagcagtgatttagattctgtgtttaaatctttaacttcttttgtctccatgtttgttgatcaaagttcggtagtggtgacgtttctgctccacagaaatcagctgtcaatcaaacactgaccttcctttatcacacatattcagttctcactttgtaaagacagaaatctataattacactgacatgaatgtgtttgaaagaactaatgttgctgttgttttctaaatcaaagtagaaataaggttctgtgatgttttataaactgtattgatcctgatatatacgtatataattttgtgttatttcttcaacaaataaaaatcatatcAAATGTGTGACGAAGCTGAAGTTTTAAATACATAACACAGTTGTTCAATCCAGTCTTTCTACTTGTTCTACTCAAGTAAAGTagagacacatgacacatgtatTGAAGTACAgcaacaaagtaaatgtactttgtaaaATCCCACACAAAATACTGGTTCACCCGCACCCCCGTGGAGCACCAGTCTCATTCAGCCGTGCAGACACTTGGGGTTTGACCTTTGTTTCCCACAGTTCATGTTTCAGCTCCAACCAAAAGTCCCTCAGACCAACAGCACAACACGACCACTCTGGAGCTGTAGGGGGCGGTGTTGCACATGAAGCGCCGCTCGACCGCCGCCGAAGAAGCGACTCGCCCTCGTGTGTCGTCGCTGCTGCAGCGGAGGAGAGTTTGGGGTTCGCTCACCGGACACACTTCCATCGGTGCTGCCTtgctccccccctcctccagccctGCGTCTCCATCGGTCTGACTGACAGTGGGGACAAGAGCAGCCAACTGGAAAATACTGAGGAGGTGTAGTTACCTGGCTCTTGTTTGGTTTTGAGTTTTTCCAGGTTTACAAGGCAGACGATGATGagtgtcattattattattctaattatcattatattaattattgttaCTTGCATTCACAGTATATTTGTTGAGCGCCAGCAAGAGCAAACTCCACCAACCTATTACAATAAAGCTCCCGCTTCCACGATTACCAGTGACGAGCGTGTGTACATGTTAACGTTTATATACGACTCTAACAAAATGGAATTCTATCAATAGAGTGAGATATTTAGTTATCAAATGAAAGGAACTGTTTCAAGTAAAGAACCCTCCTTTGTACTGACATCAGTGAGCCCTAAAGCGtgcttgttttcatgtttcccaTTCTCTGGACTCCAGGGTTCCTATGCAGGTGGGAAAGTGAAACCTTTGACCTTCTCCAGGTCTGTGAAATGTTGGAAAGTAGAATTACTCTGAAGAGTTTTATGACTTTAACTTCAGGTGTGGTGGTACTTGCTGCGACATGATCTCTCTTACTACAGCTTTGCTAAATGTGTCTGAAAGATTCCTCGAACAACTCTGGACAAAGTCTGGAATATTGGAAAGGGAAACCTCGTGTAGGAACCCTGCGACCGTCTGACCCCGTATTGCTTGTTgcctccagcagctcagcaggcGAGATGCAAAcattgttcatctttattttcttatcagTGTCTATGCTAATTTTTAACCCACAAAGAACTCAGGAGCCAAAATGTCCctttgttcctcctcctctgtttagAATGATGAGGTCCGACCAAGCAGCCGACAGGGCCTTCGTTTACAGGTGCACTTGTTTCGGGGTCTTTCCTCCGACAGTAGCAGATGGTTCACGCTGGAAGTCCGACCTGAAAATCAAGCCACAGAAAAGAGTTTGATTTACGGTTGAACTGAAATTTGAATTCTTTTTGTGGTATCATTAAAAGTGTGAATGATACCAACTATCAGTTAATACTTTTATTTCGTAATCGGCGTCGCACCGACAGTGGCTGCTGTCCCATGAGAAGTGTCTGGCTGGAAAGTGTCTGTTCCTGTTGTGTGCCGAGCCTAAGCGACAGTCAAGCAGTCGCTGGATCTCATTTGCAGGTGCCATGTGCTGCTCAATTCTTCCATGGGAACTACAAATACAAGgctgcgtctccacttcctcccactgtctggaaatgaagacaaaatgtaTCCAGGACACAAAGCCTGAGCAGGAGCGATGGTGGAGTTGATCCTCCCGTCTCCAGTTTTATTCACGTACAGAGGTTGATTCAAGCTGCTGCACAGGgacattcaaaacaacacacagggaCGGAATTGGTAGAAAAATTGACAATTTGAAAGAGTGAAATACTAAATGCAATGGATGGTGCTTTGTTGAGAGCACGAGTCCGTTGGTCCCAGTGCTGCATGCATCATGAAATAAGGAATTAacaccaaacttatcagaaacatgaagtgTGAGAAGGACGACCTGAAAcgtcagaaaccatctttcacaaacatttatttaaagtctttttagtttggtccgtgtcccatctgctaacacggagtAGGCAGGGTTTATAACTCGACTGCAGTCGCACCCTGTCCTGTCCCTCCACGCAGGGAGGCTCCGGTTGAAACTGGATTCAAACCGACAACCTTCTCTCTGTGACACAACAGCATTAAACGCTCAGCCACCGTGCCGCGCCTGCTTGAAGCAGCAGTATGTTCAATATGTTCAGCGCCTGCCTACACAGATATAAGTCAAATAACCCAAACTTCTCCCTGGACAACATGAATGTAGGGGGCGCTGTCTTAGAAGAAACATCAGTTGAAAACCGTCATTTCTTCTTTGCAAAAGGAAgaattttaatttcagttcCACTTGTTGGGCAGTGAAAGACTTGCTGCTCGTTGGCTTTTGTGATAAACTGACTCGGtcgctgttattattatttcgtCCCTTTCAACCTCGACTACACGCTAGCATTTGTCTGTCTAGTTGTAATTTcctcaagctgctgctgaaattTAAGAGCATTCAGGTATGAAAAGCCCCAAATTCACCCGTCTCCAGCCGACCTTCACTGCCCACGATCCCTCGGGGGTGAgcccttgttttgtttgaaccTGATCCTCCTCTGGCCTCTTTAGTGCTCAAATCCTGGATGGAGAAATAAAACCTTCAGTATTGTCAACTGCACAGCGGCTACCacgctttcaaaataaagaaccAAACACTTTAGGAAGTCGACTTCGCAGCTGTATGTTCGTGCTCGCCGCTCGCAGGGAAACGGGAAGGCCGAAGCTTTTCCTCCGTCTTTTTTCCCCCGGAGACCCGATTTGACGATTCTCCTCACGGCGCAGCAAACGTTTTCTgtactttttccttttcttccccGAGTCGCAAGCAGTCCCACCATCGTTTAGAAACTTTCTTAGACAAAGTGTCTGTTGTCTCTTTCTGAGTAAGGTCTGAAACCTATGCATGCCATAGTAAAGTGGTGGTAAGATCAAGTTAGATGtctcttattttattctttttgtttctccttcttttaGCCAGTTCACAGTGTATACGGAAGATGTCAAGTTGTCCACTGCTGACTGTGCGTCCATTTGGAGAAAGAAATGTGCAATTTGTGTGAGGGTGAaaagatttatattaaaaatgacaaatgatgaCAGCACTTGTGTGGATGCTGCATGACTCCTGGAGCTGAAGTCCGTCTCGCCTCTGAAACCAGTCGAGTTCTGCTTTTATACTGGAGTCGTGACCGGCTGAGGCTGTGCAGAGTTGAGCCTAAATAATGTGTTGTCCAAACACACTCCTGCAAAGTATGGACACTTTTACACAAGAGCTCTGTGTAGATGATGTAATATCTGGGCCTATTTAATAACCTTCCTTCTCTAACGACAGAATATACGATGAACAAATATCTTCAATATTCTCTTTGTTGTCACTTGTTTGTCCAAGGCAGCGTCTACAAGTTCACGTCCCACCAACGCTagatagattttattttctttgtggcCAAAATTCATATTTGGGTCTTACTCACTTCAGACATGattatgtttcatttaaaggtccagtgtgtaagattcagctGAAAGgttctattggcagaaactgaatataaaataatccttgtgatgttttcacttgtgagtttcatctaaattgtacgaattcTTTTCTTTACCCGAGAATGGGTCCTTTatacttaaatactttatactttataatttatacttaaatactttatatttacatcaggagcaggtcctctctacggaggcagccatgttttttacagtagcccagactggacaaactaaactttttgagtttctatgacaactgaagcttccacaggttctctgtcatgtttgtgaggggggggggtgttcagctgcaacatgacacttcaccaccaGATGTCCCTGAATTCTATGAATTGAACCTTTAATGTAGAACATGTAAAACCTGCTCATGTCCATGTTCACTGCTGGACAAGCTGAGAAAGTGCAGTCATCAGGTTATTGGGTTGTTTGTATGAacatcccattcttgtgaacatgatatctaaaaactgccttgagggaatttcttcaactttggtACAAACAATCGTTTTGACTCAGAGATGAAACGATACGAATGTGGAGTCCGAAATCCAGGCAGCAGTGACCTCATCATTGTGAATGCACTTTTTCAGGAACGCCTGAAACTGCACCTGTTGGCAGAGGCGTACAACCACTGGACAGTGATTCTAGTTTGCTACTGATCTGTCAATCATCCGTTTTCTCAAATAACTAAGTATGTAACGTATGATCGAGTAAATCGCAGCAAAAGAAGAACATAGTTATCATTAACatcattaatcattaaaaaGGCTGCAGAAAGCTGGATTTTCCGCTCAGCGTCACAGTTTGTTGACGTTTTTGCAGAACTCGTCACTCGTCTCCTctgaaactgcagctgcacagtgaAAAACCCACTCTCACTTCTTCCTGTGCTCCTTCCTTCACTTGTATTTGTACCCTCCATGTttgcttctcagcagcagggcGTGTAGAAAACCCTGAAGGGTCACACACTCTCAATTTCCCAGGAGTTTTAAGTTTTGTGAACTTTGTTCTAATGACCACCAGGcacttaaaatgtgtgtgacGCCACCAAGTGGTTTGTTGATGTACTCCTCGCCGTGGATTTCACTCCCACTAGATCGTCAGGCTCTCGCTCAGTTGAAGCAGAGTCACGAGTCGATTTCCCCCCAAATCAGCCCATTTTCCCTCAGTGCGTCTGTGTGACATGGACAAACACGAGCTGAGGAAATGTACGTTAGCGTTTCTAAAGTCAGTGTATGAACAGCTTTAACAACACAAGACCGAGTCCTGGTCTCATCAGACGTCACAGCCCCAACGATGCTCACATCAGATTCCAGCGGCTTTTCAGAAAACGCTTTAGTCCAAACTAATGGTCCGTTGGGCTCGTTCCCTGCCGACTGACCGCGATCAGCAACACGTGGCAGTCGGCTGCAGTCTGTGACCTttgattggccgaagcagactGGTCCTTGCTGCAGTCTGTGACCTttgattggccgaagcagactGGTCCTTGCTGCATGGATTTCACTGGGAACACGGGGCAGTTAAAATGTCAAGATGTTTTGAAATGCATCGACAGGAACATTTCCTTACGTCATCAACATGTCCAAACCCAAATCTGTCCGTTTGTTAGGATTGTAACACACATAAATCCTGTTATTCCCGTTTTCCTTTACTCCCCACAGGGATGTAAGTAAAACGAGTATTTCACACGGCCTTACTCCCTGCTGACGTGCCGTCTCAGTCGTGACAGGCGATCTTCACTGCCTTAAGATCACAAGCTGCACTGAGGTAAATCAGGGACTCAGAGATCAGAGGCGTCCTGGGGCCAGGCCATGAAGAGCCTTACAAGTCATCAACAAAGATTTAAATCAGTCCTGAAACAAACGggcagcaaattaaaaaatcataaaacagtTGTGCTGTGATCATATGTTGGTTCTAGTTCAGAGTTTTGTACAGACTGCAGATGTTTCAGGGTTTTCTGCTTCAGAGAAAAGGCCACCGCACGAGTCCACGTGCGAGATCATCTCTTACATTTCATATGGATCTGATTTGGAAGAATTGATTAAAAAACCCATTTTGTGATGTGGTGCTCAAAGGAGAGGCTCCAGTCACATGTCTGGCAGCATGTGGTCAGTAGAGGGCAGTATTTCCTCAGTGAGCTGTTGTGAGggaggttttattttctaacgTCTCCTGTTATTAAAGgtggatttcttctttttcatttctctgatgATAAGCCTCCATCTTAACACTCAGCCAGCTCCACTCTGTCCATATGTGTCCTTGTTGCGTCTCTCTCAGATCTACAGTgaagacagaccttcacaccgaggcctgtcctggtcGGCCACAGTGTTTCTTCACGTGGAATTCAACTTTGGAGAACTTTGACCTGCGAAAGTCATTAAGTGCTGTCTGATCTGGGTTAACTGTCGAATGACGTGGACTTTGTCAAGTTATCAGTGTTAATAAAACACACCCTGAACATCCTGGAATGAAGCAAAGCTTGTAATTGGCTCCTCATTGCAAAGACAACGAGTTTTACTCTGACTACATATTAACTTGCTCCCGCCCCTTCACCGAGCTGCTGTTAGAAGATAAGTGAGAGTGAAGTGTGGTGAAGTTCAGGAGCTGAGAGGCAACGAGAATAACAGAGTTCGGATCTTGATACAACTTTTGTCAGTTAAAGGGAAACTGAGATCCAGGACGGTGAGATGGTCCGTTGTTCGATCataagtgtgttttaatgtgtttttacttgtgtttttcattagtgaagcactttgtaagttgttttttattccattgaaaAGATTCGTTAacttttctggaaactttgaagaatgtgaatcttacaacctgtgctgttgtgagctgaatgtgacagttcccagagcaactattcactttgaaatgtgataacacagataaaaaactcacaaccagctcctcccagtcaggatgtgtctgtgtctcctccttcACAGACGTGTAAGTgtaagaaccagtgaacaacaagctgtgaactgtgggagatgagtcactgcagggagtgaacgagagggggaggagcagagatctgtatctgttcagaggaagtgaaactgttctacagtctctggcaccagctgaaatggagcagcaagaaaatcaactggacagagaaatgttctgctgttcgatctgtctggatctactgaaggatccggtgactactggctgtggacacagctactgtaagagctgtattaacacccactgggacaaagaggaggagagaggaagctacagctgccctcagtgtagacagaccttcacaccgaggcctgtcctggtgaaaaacaccatgttagctggtttagtggaggtgctgaagaagactggactccaagctgctcctgctgatcactgctatgctggacctgaagatgtggcctgtgatgtctgcactgggagaaaactgaaagctctcaagtcctgtttgaattgttttgcctcttattgtgaaaaacacctccagcctcatcttcagtcagctccattgaagaagcacaagctggtggagccctcggagaagctccaggagaacatctgctctcgtcacgatgaggtaatgaagatgttctgccgcactgatcagcagtgtatctgttatctctgccctgtggatgaacataaagaccacgacacagtgtcagctgcagcagaaaggactgagaggcagagagagctcgggctgaggagacaaacaatccagcagagagtccaggacacagagaaagatgtgaagctgcttcaacaggaggaggaggccgtcaatggctctgctgataaagcagtgaaggacagtgagaagatcttcactgagctgatccgtctgctggagaaaagaagctctgatgtgaagcagcagatcagatcccagcaggaaactgaagtgagtcgagtcagagagcttcaggagagactggagcaggagatcactgagctgaagaggaaagaccatgaactgaagcagctctcagacacagaggatcacacccagtttctacacaactacccctcactgtcaccactcagtgaatctacacactcatccagcatcaggatccgtcctctgaggtactttgaggacgtgacagcagctgtgtcccaggtcagaggtcgactacaggacattctgagtgagacagagacagagattttacagattgtgtctcaagtggatgttttactgccacaaccagagccagagaccagagctgacttcttaagatattcacagaaaatcacactggatccaaacacagcaaacagacgtctgttattatctgagggaaacagaaaagtaacacgtatgagtaaagaacagtcttattctaatcacccagacagattcactgttaggcgtcaggtcctgagtagagagagtctgactggacgttgttactgggaggtaGGGGTGAGAGGAGTAGttggtgtagcagtcacataca
Coding sequences:
- the LOC118117854 gene encoding E3 ubiquitin/ISG15 ligase TRIM25-like, which produces MEQQENQLDREMFCCSICLDLLKDPVTTVCGHSYCLSCINTHWDKEEERGSYSCPQCRETFTPRPVLGKNTMLAGLVEVLKKTGLQAAPADHCYAGPEDVACDVCTGRKLKALKSCLVCLASYCEKHLQPHLQSAPFKKHKLVEPSEKLQENICSRHDEVMKMFCRTDQQCICYLCSVEEHKDHDTVSAAAERTERQRELGLRRQTIQQRVQDTEKDVKLLQQEEEAVNGSADKAVEDSEKIFTELIRLLEKRSSDVKQQIRSQQETEVSRVRELQERLEQEITELKRKDHELKQLSDTEDHNQFLHNYPSLSPLSGSTHSSSIRIRPLRFFEDVTAAVSQVRGRLQDILSETETEILQIVSQVDVLLPQPEPETRADFLRYSQEITLDPNTVNKRLLLSEGNRKVTNMGKDQSYSNHPDRFTVRHQVLSRESLTGRCYWEVEVEVRGGVDVAVTYKNISGAGGSHECEFGSNDKSWSLYCCKNSYHFYYNSIRTPLSGPVPSRVGVYLDHSAGVLSFYSVSDTMTLLHRVQTTFTQPLYAGVNVYHGDTAEFCMEQQENQLDREMFCCSICLDLLKDPVTTGCGHSYCKSCINTHWDKEEERGSYSCPQCRQTFTPRPVLVKNTMLAGLVEVLKKTGLQAAPADHCYAGPEDVACDVCTGRKLKALKSCLNCFASYCEKHLQPHLQSAPLKKHKLVEPSEKLQENICSRHDEVMKMFCRTDQQCICYLCPVDEHKDHDTVSAAAERTERQRELGLRRQTIQQRVQDTEKDVKLLQQEEEAVNGSADKAVKDSEKIFTELIRLLEKRSSDVKQQIRSQQETEVSRVRELQERLEQEITELKRKDHELKQLSDTEDHTQFLHNYPSLSPLSESTHSSSIRIRPLRYFEDVTAAVSQVRGRLQDILSETETEILQIVSQVDVLLPQPEPETRADFLRYSQKITLDPNTANRRLLLSEGNRKVTRMSKEQSYSNHPDRFTVRRQVLSRESLTGRCYWEVGVRGVVGVAVTYKNISRAGNSDECEFGLNDKSWSLYCNVNSYHFYYNSIRTPLSGPVPSRVGVYLDPSAGVLSFYSVSDTMTLLHRVQTTFTQPLYAGVNVYPGATAEFCKLK